In the bacterium genome, one interval contains:
- the rpsQ gene encoding 30S ribosomal protein S17, translated as HPLYQKIVQRSSKFMAHDEENKCRVGDRVVIRETRPISKNKCWRVVSVVSSPQQ; from the coding sequence CATCCGTTATATCAAAAGATCGTGCAACGAAGCTCGAAATTTATGGCACACGATGAAGAAAACAAATGCCGCGTCGGTGATCGAGTGGTGATTCGTGAGACAAGGCCGATTAGTAAAAACAAATGCTGGAGAGTCGTCTCCGTTGTGAGCTCACCCCAGCAATAG